The following coding sequences lie in one Primulina huaijiensis isolate GDHJ02 chromosome 2, ASM1229523v2, whole genome shotgun sequence genomic window:
- the LOC140965066 gene encoding MLO-like protein 1 — protein sequence MAGGGGEGASLEYTPTWVVALVCTVIVAISLAAERSLHMAGKYLLKKNQGALFQALQKIKEELMLLGFISLMLMVFQDRISKICIPTHYMNHWLPCNKVKTDAKSTAHLELDQVQVFASRHLLAAASGASGYCEAKGKAPLLSLKALHDLHIFIFVLAVSHIIFSAATIVLGGLKIRQWRHWEDSIQNRKYDPEEVMKKKITRVKDDAFIMGRISGIARIALFSWLKSFFKQFYGSVKKSEYTSLRHGFIMAHCKGNPKFNFYKYMVRAFEKDFKKVVGISWYLWLFVVLFLLLNVSGWHAYFWISFVPLVLLLAVGTKLEHIITELAVEVANKHIAVEGDVAVRPSDDYFWFHRPRLVLLLIHVLLFQNAFEIAVFFWMLVTFGFDSCIMGEVGFIIPRLVIGVFVQFLCSYSTLPLYAIVAQMGSSFNKAIFDDHIQVGLLDWAQKAKLKNKEHKSDDSNQRQVTSRESPLIHESERGKAREIELSRGSR from the exons ATGGCTGGCGGCGGTGGAGAGGGCGCCTCCTTAGAGTACACGCCGACGTGGGTGGTGGCCTTGGTCTGCACCGTGATAGTTGCCATCTCTTTAGCTGCTGAAAGATCCCTTCACATGGCTGGCAAG TATTTGTTGAAGAAAAACCAGGGAGCTCTCTTCCAGGCCTTGCAGAAAATTAAAGAAG AGTTGATGTTGCTTGGATTTATATCTCTAATGCTGATGGTGTTTCAAGATCGAATCAGTAAAATATGCATCCCCACGCACTATATGAATCACTGGTTGCCTTGCAACAAAGTAAAAACCGATGCAAAATCCACAGCCCACTTGGAGTTAGATCAGGTTCAAGTTTTCGCAAGCCGACACCTTCTGGCAGCCGCATCTGGTGCCTCGGGCTACTGTGAAGCTAAG GGAAAAGCACCATTGTTATCCCTGAAAGCTTTGCACGATCTCCATATCTTTATCTTTGTGTTAGCCGTTTCGCATATTATTTTCTCTGCTGCAACAATTGTCTTGGGGGGATTAAAG ATACGTCAATGGAGACATTGGGAAGATTCAATTCAGAATAGGAAATACGATCCCGAAGAAGTCATGAAAAAGAAGATCACTCGCGTCAAAGACGACGCCTTCATCATGGGCCGGATTTCGGGCATTGCAAGAATAGCTCTGTTCAGTTGGTTG AAATCATTCTTCAAGCAATTTTATGGATCAGTTAAGAAATCAGAGTACACAAGTCTCCGCCATGGTTTCATTATG GCTCATTGTAAAGGAAACCCAAAGTTCAACTTTTACAAGTACATGGTTCGTGCTTTTGagaaagattttaagaaagttgTCGGAATAAG TTGGTATCTTTGGCTTTTCGTGGTTCTTTTCTTGCTGTTGAATGTTTCAG GTTGGCATGCATATTTTTGGATCTCATTCGTTCCCTTAGTC CTTCTGCTTGCTGTTGGGACTAAGCTTGAGCACATCATCACGGAATTGGCGGTTGAGGTCGCGAATAAACATATAGCTGTGGAAGGAGATGTGGCTGTGAGACCTTCAGACGACTACTTCTGGTTCCACCGGCCTCGTCTTGTGCTTCTACTGATTCATGTGCTTCTGTTCCAGAATGCCTTTGAGATTGCTGTTTTCTTCTGGATGTTG GTTACTTTTGGTTTCGACTCGTGCATAATGGGAGAAGTTGGTTTTATCATTCCTAGACTTGTTATTGG GGTGTTTGTGCAATTTCTTTGCAGTTACAGTACTCTTCCACTCTATGCCATTGTCGCACAG ATGGGAAGTTCATTCAACAAGGCAATATTTGATGATCATATACAAGTTGGTCTACTGGATTGGGCTCAGAAGGCGAAGTTGAAGAACAAGGAACACAAGAGTGACGACTCGAACCAGCGACAAGTAACTAGTCGAGAGTCTCCTCTCATACACGAATCTGAACGAGGGAAAGCTCGAGAAATCGAGCTTAGTAGAGGAAGCAGATAA
- the LOC140971898 gene encoding uncharacterized protein: protein MGFHDEAGTSAAAFFEPIAENRFNSHDWTGGWDRYITDTVEENVSWPISARGWDSGARGWYSVDTNHIGLDCSPSAGSGHGLTPVVHDEQRSRELSLDVHLDATEIFTEPDTTTSETDEDEHEDENATFADIGPSHTNTSDHMHAYPFEGISNLEHRPDALPFSVPPVGQSLYDVPQFFSTIYDEQRPDSVGIPSASNLSYYNADRGELCTNMVFKDKKHLIAAVKDFSVRIARREYQVVESTKTLWKVSCKNKHSNINCRWGLRASLKSKLRYFKITKYGGPHTCMSSQVGLDHHNLDKNMIAKTLVGIVRCDPSYEIKYVIQLVKDRYNYQISYDKAWYSLKRAVENVYGTWESSVRLLPRYMGALVKYNPGTIVEWNHLPRYNSQLKVLNYVFWAFRPCIDGFAHCQKTISVDGTHLYTKYKHKMLIAVGLDGNNQILPLAFAIVDEETYDSWKWFLELLCKHVVRGSTGVCLFSDRHRGIINAVEEIPDFRHPRGVHRFCLRHVCSNFNTHFKNVHLKDLCWKAGTQHQIRKFDAIMDEIKNLESRAFVYLSQIDKHKWTLAHDGGWRRGVMTTNMSECLNSVLKGARRLPVSALVQLTFNRCVQYFIDRIIRRQCMIQSNQPWPDYAIRLYEKWSSRSSEHTVVRTEIRDQSASVVTGGRQGRGERVQVVTLSLNECSCGNGLSLEFRVHMQSVPPNGMD from the coding sequence ATGGGATTTCATGATGAAGCTGGTACTTCCGCTGCTGCTTTTTTCGAACCAATAGCTGAAAATCGATTTAATTCGCATGATTGGACTGGGGGATGGGATCGATATATTACTGACACCGTAGAAGAAAATGTTAGTTGGCCGATTTCCGCACGAGGATGGGATTCTGGTGCAAGAGGATGGTACTCAGTTGACACAAATCATATAGGTTTGGATTGTTCACCGAGTGCTGGATCGGGTCATGGACTGACACCTGTCGTACATGATGAACAAAGATCACGTGAGTTGTCATTAGATGTTCACCTTGACGCCACTGAAATATTTACTGAACCTGATACAACTACAAGTGAAACAGATGAAGATGAGCATGAAGACGAAAATGCCACATTTGCTGATATTGGTCCATCTCATACCAACACCAGTGATCATATGCATGCATATCCTTTTGAAGGCATTTCAAATCTTGAACACCGACCTGATGCATTACCATTTTCTGTCCCGCCTGTCGGTCAATCTTTATATGACGTACCTCAATTCTTTAGTACAATATATGATGAGCAACGCCCTGATTCTGTTGGAATTCCATCTGCATCGAATTTGAGTTATTACAATGCAGATAGAGGAGAACTTTGCACGAACATggtttttaaagataaaaagcATTTGATAGCAGCAGTTAAGGACTTTTCAGTTAGAATTGCTCGACGTGAGTATCAAGTTGTGGAGAGTACAAAGACTTTGTGGAAAGTTAGTTGTAAAAATAAACACTCAAATATCAACTGTAGGTGGGGTCTTCGTGCATcgttaaaatcaaaattgagGTATTTCAAGATCACGAAATATGGTGGTCCACATACATGTATGTCTAGCCAGGTAGGGTTAGACCACCATAACTTGGACAAAAATATGATTGCAAAAACACTTGTCGGTATAGTTCGGTGTGATCCTTCGTATGAGATTAAATATGTTATCCAGCTTGTGAAAGATCGATATAattatcaaatctcatatgatAAGGCATGGTACAGTTTAAaacgggcggtagaaaatgtaTATGGTACATGGGAGAGTTCAGTACGTCTTTTGCCAAGGTACATGGGTGCCCTTGTTAAGTACAATCCAGGCACTATTGTAGAGTGGAACCATTTACCGAGATACAATTCTCAATTAAAGGTGTTAAACTACGTGTTTTGGGCCTTCCGACCATGTATAGATGGGTTCGCACATTGTCAAAAAACAATTAGTGTTGATGGTACTCATTTATACACGAAGTATAAGCACAAGATGCTTATAGCTGTGGGTTTAGATGGAAACAACCAAATCTTACCCTTAGCATTTGCCATAGTCGATGAGGAAACATACGACTCCTGGAAGTGGTTTTTGGAACTTCTATGCAAGCATGTGGTTCGAGGATCAACAGGTGTGTGCCTTTTCTCCGATAGACATCGTGGAATCATTAATGCTGTTGAGGAGATACCCGATTTTAGACATCCACGTGGCGTACATCGTTTTTGTCTTAGACACGTATGTTCTAATTTCAATACACATTTCAAAAATGTGCACCTAAAAGATCTATGTTGGAAAGCAGGCACACAACATCAAATACGTAAATTTGATGCCATCATGGATGAAATTAAAAATCTCGAATCGAGAGCTTTTGTTTATCTCTCTCAAATTGATAAACACAAATGGACTCTTGCTCACGATGGGGGATGGCGACGTGGTGTTATGACGACCAACATGTCAGAGTGTCTTAATTCTGTTCTGAAGGGTGCTCGTCGACTTCCTGTATCAGCGTTAGTTCAGTTGACATTCAATCGTTGCGTACAGTATTTCATCGATCGTATCATACGAAGGCAATGTATGATTCAGAGCAATCAGCCTTGGCCTGATTACGCTATTCGACTGTACGAGAAATGGTCTTCGAGATCTAGTGAACACACTGTTGTGCGTACCGAGATTAGAGACCAATCGGCATCTGTTGTTACGGGAGGGCGACAAGGTCGGGGTGAACGTGTACAGGTTGTGACCCTCAGTCTTAATGAATGCTCATGCGGAAATGGACTATCTTTGGAATTCCGTGTTCACATGCAATCTGTACCGCCAAATGGTATGGATTAG
- the LOC140959009 gene encoding serine/threonine-protein phosphatase 7 long form homolog, producing the protein MPLQTDFRSNSLKLTTLYLHCTQTVIDENSTDIEVAQYSRCVAMLVIGGCMLPDSEGCAVKLLYLHFLQDIHKVRSYSWASAVLAYLYHELCSASGSGKQEIAGPLYILQIWAWSRMIPLCPDRLGYNLIARPENENNGDNILPIPPYGARWKNVFTWTHTPTHSVRIIRDVLEKMGDCQFKWLVYDLEAVDVL; encoded by the exons ATGCCACTTCAGACAGACTTCAGATCCAACAGTTTAAAGTTGACTACTCTGTACTTACACTGTACACAAACAGTAATTGATGAAAACAGTACAGACATAGAAGTGGCACAATACTCCCGATGTGTTGCGATGTTGGTTATCGGTGGTTGTATGTTACCTGATTCTGAAGGTTGTGCGGTCAAACTGTTGTACTTGCATTTTCTGCAAGATATACATAAGGTTCGTAGTTATAGTTGGGCAAGTGCTGTACTTGCATATTTATATCACGAATTGTGTTCCGCCTCTGGGTCAGGAAAACAAGAAATCGCAGGCCCTTTATACATATTGCAG ATTTGGGCATGGTCAAGAATGATTCCTCTATGTCCTGACCGCTTAGGATACAACCTCATCGCTCGACCTGAAAATGAGAACAACGGTGATAATATTCTTCCAATTCCACCATACGGAGCAAG ATGGAAAAATGTATTCACGTGGACACATACACCTACACATTCTGTGCGAATCATTCGTGATGTACTTGAGAAGATGGGAGATTGTCAG TTCAAATGGCTTGTTTACGACCTCGAAGCTGTGGATGTTTTGTAA